The following proteins are encoded in a genomic region of Candidatus Margulisiibacteriota bacterium:
- a CDS encoding zinc-ribbon domain-containing protein — translation MLICSNCHKENQDDSKFCQECGCSLEVQSNIVKVGKPTGVSKFTPLSREERFRRAKIAALKALKNAEAAEAAPQGVVVIGKKIL, via the coding sequence ATGCTGATTTGCTCAAATTGCCACAAGGAAAATCAAGATGATTCCAAATTTTGTCAGGAATGTGGTTGCTCGCTGGAAGTACAAAGTAATATCGTTAAGGTCGGCAAACCAACCGGCGTCAGTAAATTTACGCCGTTGAGCCGCGAGGAACGTTTTCGCCGCGCCAAAATTGCCGCGTTGAAAGCGCTCAAAAATGCCGAAGCGGCGGAAGCCGCGCCGCAGGGAGTTGTCGTCATCGGCAAAAAGATTTTATAA